TGATATTAATGAGCACTTCTTAAAAGGTAGTAGCGACATTGAAGGGTACCCCTTGAAAGTAGTAACGCTACTGAGAGGCACTACTTAAAAGCAGTAGTGACACCAAGAAGCACCGCTTAAAAAGGCACTGCTTGAAAAGAAGTAGTGACATCAAGAGGCATTTCTTGAAAAGAAGCAGTGACACCAAGAGGCACTACTTGAAAATTAATAATGCTACCGATGCTTATtttccatgccttagccaaattttaacgattttcattttttgtgtttttcaatttttcatttttttttcaattttgttttattttttatttttttgaattttaaaatgatcttTACTCTATGCTGAAGTAGCATTATTAATACCTTAGAAAAACATTTTGCTTTCACACACActagttaaaaaaaaaacattttcaacATCCTTATTGCTTTGTGGGGCCAACAAAGAGagttttttttgaaacttttgaattctCCCTACTTTAAGTCAAAATTGGGGCCAAAGTAATGCCACGAAAAAAATCAAAATGCCTTGAAACCTTGCAAAATTTATATGTTGAAAGCTTGGGGTGGGTCCCAACAAAGAGATTTCTTTAAAAAAAGCTTTTAATTCCCAATTTAAAGTTTAAAGTGGGGCCCAAGTAGGTGTGACATGGTAGTGGGATGTAAAGGCAAAGGTAATGAGTGAAGTGGATGGAAAAGGGGGGGATACAATGAATAAAGGGGAGTTAcaagagacaagggaaaggtaaggGTGACGATAGGTGGTAAGGGGTTTAGGAAATAGGAGTATAGGGGCTATGGGTTATAAAGAGTTAATAAGAGGTTGGGTGTAGGGTGTAGGGGGTAAGATAGGGGTAGGGTAGGGGTAGATGATAGGTTAGGATGGACAGGATAAAGAAAGGGGTAGGATGGAAGTTAGGGGATAGGTTAGCTTAAGGAAATAAGAGGCTAGTGAGGGTGTAGGAAATGGTAGTAAATAAGGAAATAAAGGGAGGTTTTAGAATATAAAGTATGATCTAGGGTATAGGAAATGCAAGTTGGGAGGTGGTGAGGAGATATAGGTAGTGGATAGGTAAGTTTAAGATAAGTAGGAAGTGAGGGTTTTGGAAGGTAGGGTAAATAGAGGATAAGAATGGTGTTAAAGGGGAGTGGGAGTTAATTAGGATGGAGGTTAGGATAGGTAATCTTAGGGGAGTTATGAGAGGTATGCTGAGATGGGGGGAGGGGTGAAAGAGATGGATGAGAATCAATCAGGATTGGGCGCCCACTAGTAATGCTGGGAGAGGCTTCATCCTAGAGAGACTTGTCCTGATTACATCTTAACCACCTGAGATCTATCTACTTTATCAATCCTAAAGGGAATAAAACATGTTTTGGAAAATGCCTTTAGTCAAAGACAGATCTGCATTACACAACAAAGGGATGAAATTACCTAGTGCATATCCAAAAAAGGTGAATACTTATCCAGGACTAGAAATTTTATCCAAAATGTAGTTCAATCTAATCCTACATGACTTGTGGTGTTGTGTTAGCACTCTGTAATATTTCCTAAAGACAAATATTTTATTTGGATGATGCTCGACATGTGTATTTTGATGACCCAAGATTAATGACAATTGGTATTAATGAAAAAAGTTGATGTATGTTGTGTTAAGATGAATGGAAGCCCTTAGTTTCCCATTTACTACAAAGTGTTGGGACTAGCTTCAACTCTTTTTGGGTTGGGTGGGTCCTCATcaagatgatatttttgagttCATGACAAGTTGgccaaaataacaacaaaaatcaCTATGGTCAGATTCGTGGATTGTTGTTTCTTAAATACTAGAGTGGAAGCAAAagaataataggatctttaataaGATccacatccaagtagaggaagtaATAAGGAAGATAAACACTTAGATCTACAAAGTAGTGATTACTAAATGTTGCTTAAAGACTTACACGCAATTTTCTAGATGAAATGAGGAGCTGCAGAAGGGATGGCAGAAATTAAGAAAACCCAAAGGTAAGCTCGGAGACGAAAGGTAGATTAGGAGAGAGGCAAATTAGACAACCCCTGAGGAGGGAAGATTGAAGTTAAACTTTTATAGTATAGTAAATGGTAACCTATGGTCAACGGTTACAAGCTATATCATAAAAAAATGTCAAGGGCAATGTGTGTGGGCTCTCTCAAGCAAGCTTGGTACTACAACCAACAATATGGTTGAGATGGAGGCACTTGCATTAGGCATATGGttatgtaaagaattttttttgaaacatcAATGTAGAGGTTGACTCATTGCTATGTATTGAAGAAATTACAAAGAAAGACACGACCAATTTGAAATTCAAGAGTTGGGCTTCCAAAATTTGAGTGCATTTTGGTAACTTAGGAGTTTTTTCTATTATGCATGTTTTTAAAGAGGCTAACAATGCTTCAGATCTTGTTTCTAACCAAGTGGTTTTTCAATCCCTAGACAAGGTGGTAGACTCACACACTACTAGGTGGGCTGGGCTAGAGGAAAtaataacaaaagaaaaaaaaaaaaaaagattaccaTTCCATGTTTTGATTACCATAAGGGGTTAGGATAAAAAGACCGGGTCCTATTCTCAATTTGATAGCACTGTACGTTCTTTATCGAATCAACTAAGTACTAGAGGTTTGATCGTATATCCACACAAAGATAAAAGATGTGATGGTAGATGACTCAAATAGACTATATTGACAAGCTATAGAAGTtgatcaaaatttgacaagtttagGGGCATTGGATCCTAACATCCACTCAGAGGATGATCGAAGCGTAAAGCTTTCCCAACCTCGAGAAGGGTTTGGGTGTTAGAGATGATATACTCAAAGGACTTGGGCTATCCAAGGAACATAAATTATATGTCATGTATGTTTTTAATATAATGCCAATGCAAACAGGAGACCATGGttgaaaatatttccaaacctTTTAGAAAAAAAAGGCAAGGCCATGACTGTGTGTGTGTTCACAAAGATAATTGGAGAAGCATTTTGGAATTTTGGGCACCTTGATGATGGATTTGTATACAAGCGCTTCTTTACCAATTACATCTAGGCCATGAGGACCATAACTTAGGGCTCCTCATATGGGAATAGATTGATTACAGATCCAAACAAGATAGTGGTACTAGCCATGCCTGATGCTATACCCATAGAGCCTACACATGGATTTATTGGAGGCATATTTCATGTTGAAGCTCTTAATAGGAAGCAAAGAATATTTCGATCTCTCCAATTGTATAGGAAAGTGAAGTAAAGGGTTTCATTGTTGGCCTGTGGCTAGTTCATTGGAAAATATGGGGATTTTTTTCTCCTTTGCAAATTGAAAGACTGTATGAATGTGTAGAGGGTCTGATGTAATGTAGGAACTGTAATTGGGAGCTACCTCTTTGGTAGTATTTCTCTAtgagaaaaatattaattaatatcaaaATAGATACTTATAAAATCTAAATGGAATTATAAATTGTATTATGAGCAAAATCTTggtatttggtaaaattaaaagaTTTAAAAGAGAATAATTAactattatttacaaatttaaaatgaaaatcatCTAATAGGATTAATCATAACATAGTCATAGTTAAGGGACAAGAATACTAAAGTACCTCTAGTCAATTAATTCCAATACATATACAATTCTATACAAGAAAAAGGCCATGGTTGAACCATGTTAAAGGGGCAAAATTGATAAGACTAAGCATGTGGTAGGGATATTATATGTGGCCCAATCATTCTGCTACTGTTTATACTAGAAAATCCAGGTTTTGACATTAGGTGTGATGGAAATTATATTATGTCCGTTGAATATACACTATATTATATGTTTCTCATTTCTAGGAGCATTTTTCGACATTTTTTAAAGACTTCTTTGATAAAAAATTAGGATGAAAAGATTATTATGAGGTTTTCAAGAGACATTAGCATAAttgtttttaatattattaattaaatatttcacattAAACATAAGCTTTTAAATTGTGTATAACTATTATAGTAAACATTTATTAAATCACGTTATCTAAgatttttttgaataatatataAAATTCATTGTCGATTAGTTGGACCTGTGTATATTTTAGTATACAAAGATTGAAAGCGCATTGAATAATAATGAATTTTAGTATTAGATTCTCTTCTGCATTCTAAAAAATCAAAGATAGTTACTCTTACGAAAATATTATTACTAAAATGACGTAAAATGTGATATCTAATTTCAAATGAGTGTATGGGGACCATGAGATAATGATGAGAGCCATTCAAGCGAAAATTCTTTCagtttaatttttgaattttattcaaTAAGATTATTGTAATACACATAATACAAAATCTTATCATTAAAGAATCATAGTGTAGTAATGCAATGCCTTTACCATTCCAAATGTTTACCTAAGGATACTTGTAAAATGTATAAATAATGTACGATGGTGATGAATGGGAGACGTAGCTTTGAAAGGTGAGCATGGATGAAAAGATGAATTGTGATGCATACCTTGAATCCCATCTgtttcatttgatttattcttTAACATGTTATCAATAAATTATTAATTAGAAATATTAgcaaaattattaaaatttgaaatttactCTTGAGTTATATATGTTGAAAATCGATGCTATATATAATACATCAGCAGAGAAATAACGAGATTAAATAGATTTATTTTATTcaggaaaagaaaaaaatgacaaaGATGGTCTTCCCACGTTTTATTTCATAGACCACAGCGAATTCAGGTTGAGAATCTTAGAGGAATTTGGCCTGAATGTAATCGACAAGCTCTTGGGTAATGCAAATTCTTATGCAAATTTCTTCTGAATGAAATCGACAAGCTCTTGGGTGATGCGGAAGGCCTTGGCCAATACGGAATCTGGGAGTGGAGGATCCGCTGCAAACAGAGAGTTGGCGATTGTCTGAGCTACCGGAAGCTTGCTGCTCAATGCAGCTATGGCCACCGCATTTTCATGccccacattctgctggaaatgcacaagtgcctttggaaacacaaacacatctcccttctccaacgttttgctgaaaaacttgttggtggtgtcaatgaaacccacaagaagCTGGCCTTCCAGTAAAACAAGAACTTCAGTAGCTCTTGGGTGCgtgtgaggaggatttattccacccacTGCGTAATCGATACGGACCAACGATATTCCGAAGGTGTTGAGGCCTGGTATCTGCATAACATTGGCCATCGTTACATTTGAGCCCACTGCATTGTCGGTGTTCCCTGCCTGCCCAAGTCCCCCGAAGAAGAAGTCCTCTGCCGAAACATCCTTGGGATCTTTGCAAACGAACCCGTTCACCTTAACTGTTTTAATCAATTTGTTCGCAACAAATCATATCACACCACTCTATcttaatcaatttgttagcaactCGCCTAATAAGAAAGTCATATAAAAGTTATGTACTCACCCATGCTTTCCTTGTCTGCGACGCAGAAATCTTGCAAGGGATCGGAATCCGCTGCCATGACATTATCACTGTAACAACATATCAATAGGAAAAGTCCCAACGTGAAGTAAATCATGCGGTTACCCATTATAAATAGAGACACAGAAGAATCAGACAGAAAAGCTCGGGATATGAATGTGTAGTCGAATTGTGTATTACAAGCCCATAACATGTCTATTATATAGCGGGAAAATTAAATACTCTGCGAGGACTAATTCTTGTCTATGAAATGCAAATTACCACAAGCAATAAGTTATTTCTGAAACAAACTCAACCCTTAAACAATATGTATATTTTTAGAAAACTAAAATCAAATCACTTCTAAACACAACAACATCATCGTTTATCAACTTGATATACACAACATTACAAGGGAcccatttgataaaaaaaattaacaacttACTCCAACCCATTTCAAAAGTCCAATAAAAATTCTAACCCAAATGTGAGAATGAATATTTTTATTCCACTATCAAGGTAGCACCCAATTTGATTCAACAAGAAAGGTTACAAAACATAGTTTTTAAACTAGCTAAGGGAGAGCTCACCTTCCAACATTTGGTATTTCTCACAACCAAGCCCCAAGCTAAGAGGCCCATGACAAAATTTATTGCCCAATACAAATACTCCATGCACATGTAAACTCCATTAAGGGAATCCAACACCATATACTTCACAACCCTTCTAAAATATACCAAACAATTTTTCCACAGATTTTCCAAAAGAATCAAGGACACTCATACCCAAGAAATCTGCTTCTCAATGAGAAAAAACCATTCCcttagaggttccacatatccTTCACCCTACACATGAGTTTCTCTCATCAATATGGGAGAGCCTAAAACCTCTCACACATGTCATTGACATAAGAAAAGatataaaaagatgaaatttaaaaattaaatcaaaagcctccaataaaatatttacaacaaAATGAAATATAGCATTCTAAGGAATAAATAATATCAAAATATTTCCTTACTATATCAGGAGGGTTTGATAGAAATTTCTCAAAGACTCTTTTGACTCCTTGCACAAAGCCTCCCAAAATCTCCaaaaagatagagccaaaaaataaaataataagacaTACAAAGAGTCTAAGAATGGTATATATAATACATGTCATATGACCTCCCCTCCTCTGATCACGATGCACCACATGGATCTCATCCACCTCCTCTCTCCCCTTCACACCAAACCCTAAGGGTATGTGGATATCACAAATGCTTCTACATGTGAGAGCATTGGGATGAGAGGAATAATATTGTATACTCTTCCCCAAGAGGATCTTTTTGATCCACTCATATGTGCGAGGCATGCAAAATACCATTAATAAAATTGTTGGAGTGGATTTGGAAGTGGTAATTTACTTACTATCGCCCACAAGTTAGAATTTTGACACCTTTTTTCTAAGAGACTTGGACAGGATCAAATGATTACAAAAGCCCATGGTTTAATTCCCCAAAAAGGTACCGAACTCATAAGTGTTTCATTTTGGGCCTAAATACACTCAGAAATAGATGAAATAGACACTTTAAAGTTATTCAAAAACCCGCTCAATGTAAAATCTATCTTTCTATAAGGATGCAACTAGGTGCAAATACTAACTTActcatatataaaaataaaataaaatatatttaaaacataaaatacatcatattacaacaattactaaaattagagaccttagtccctatcattaactaaggtcaaggcttcactAGGAATTTGAAATGAATAGGATTTTCTTAGGGAACTCCAATTTCTATTAGCTATGAAAATTTCCTACATGCTcaactaaaaataataattatttccaATATAACTTGAAATAAAATGCACACATAATCATACAATTGGCAACAATTTAATTCTTAACTACCAACATATTCCAATAGAACATCATACTATGACttgattatatttaaatattttttaaccacatttgacattgatttgtaatattaaaagtgtagatatatatatatatatttattagatAAGGTGGGAAGACGGTCCCGCACCCAAAGTTAGAATATTAAAATAGAGAAGTTCAAAACCAAATAAGTTACCGCACAAACACAACCCCAAAACTATCAAAATAACAAACCACAAAAAAACATGTAGACTCCATATTATGGAGGCTCATAAGAGAATTCAACTCTTTCATGACCAATTTTATTCTTTAATTCTAGTTCTCTCAAGTAGTACCCTTGTTTCTTCTTTTCACCTTCTATATTTAGTTtgctttcttttttctttgtgccTTTTTTGTTCCATCCTAGACTTATGCCTATTGCGATAATTAGTCAAACAGTTTGAGAAGTCATTGAACAAATCCATTAGGTCCTTAATGAtagtaagaaaatgaaaaaatgagtCCCCAAATTGAGAAAATCTATTgcccaataaatttattttctctttcagtctacctCATTTTACCTCTATCTCATAAGTGTTTCATTATGGCCCTAAATACACTCAGAAATAGATAAAACAAACACTTAAAAGTCATTCCAAAACCTACTAAATGTAAAATCTATATTTCTATAAGGATGCCATTGGGTGGAAATACTTactcaaatatcaaaataaaaaaatatagtatttaaaacacaaaatacatcacattacaacaattactaaaatcagagaccttagtccctatcatcaactaaggtcaaggcttcactAGGAATTTGAAATGACTAGGATTTTCTTAGGGAACtccaatttctattggctatgaaaatttcctacgcgcacaaagaattttttatttatttccaataTAAGTTGAAATAAAATACACACATAATCATACATTTGATAGCAATTTAATTCTTCACTACAAACACAGTCCAATAGAACATCATACTATGACTTGATTATACTTTAATGTTTTTTAACGACATCTAACATTTATTTGTTATACAAAAAGTgtagatataattttttttggttAGATAAGGTGGGAAGAGGGTCCCACACCCAAAGTTAGAATACTCAAATAAAGAAGTTCAATAACAAACAAGTTACCGCACCAACATAGCCCCAAAACTACCAAAATAAAAAACCGCAAAAAACTATGTAGACTTCATGTTATGGAGACACATAAGAGGATTTGACTCTTTCATGACTAATTTGATTCTATAATTCTAGTTCTCTCAAGTAGTACcctcctttcctcttttcacattccatatttgattttatttctttttcctttGTTGCATTTTTTTCCCATCCTAGACTTAAGCCTATTGTGATACTCATCCAAATAGGTCGATAAGTCATATAATAAATCCATTACCTGTCCTTAATGATATTAAGAAAATGGAAAAATGTTTCCCCAAATTGAGAATCTCTATtgccaaataaatttattttctctttcagtctacctTGTTTTACCTCCATCTCAAAGTCATTGTTATCCTCTCTTCACTATGCTTAGAACTCTTGTTCCTTTGTGAAGTTTAAATAAGTAGGGTGGGATCTAGCACTATTGAAGCCAAGTTGGTTTCCAAGGCCTCCTCCTCCACAATGATATGATAGTATGATTTTGAGATGTCTTTAAGGGATAGGTCCAGAGTGATTTGTTAGGTACGTCAAATTCTTTCCCTTTGCTTTCCTCAACAAAGTACAATATCACTTTCAATTCTCATATATTTGGTTGTTTAGGTAGGTCAAAT
This region of Cryptomeria japonica unplaced genomic scaffold, Sugi_1.0 HiC_scaffold_46, whole genome shotgun sequence genomic DNA includes:
- the LOC131862550 gene encoding putative germin-like protein 2-3; translation: MLWACNTQFDYTFISRAFLSDSSVSLFIMGNRMIYFTLGLFLLICCYSDNVMAADSDPLQDFCVADKESMVKVNGFVCKDPKDVSAEDFFFGGLGQAGNTDNAVGSNVTMANVMQIPGLNTFGISLVRIDYAVGGINPPHTHPRATEVLVLLEGQLLQNVGHENAVAIAALSSKLPVAQTIANSLFAADPPLPDSVLAKAFRITQELVDFIQKKFA